Below is a genomic region from Acinetobacter tibetensis.
ATTGACGCCCCAGTAATTGTTGCACCCTTTGAAAGCGTAATGCACCACTATCAGCAACAGGTAAATTCAAACGAATGTTATTGTTATGTTCTAGCACAAAACGTATATCAAAATGAGTAAGGGCTAAACGACGCACAATTTCTTCGATATGGCCGAATTCCGTGCCTGGTTTTTTTAAGAATTTTCGGCGTGCAGGAACATTAAAAAATAAATCCTGTACTCGAATCTGTGTGCCACGCGATGCTGCTACAGCTTGAATTTCTTGGTGTTGAAATGCAGTGCCATTCACTTCAACCTGATAACCAACACCATCGTCTACTTGGCTACTGGTCAAGGTTAAACGCGAAACCGCTGCTATCGATGCTAATGCTTCACCACGGAAACCCAAACTCACAATCGCATGTAAATCTTCTGCGGTTTGAATCTTACTGGTCGCATGACGCATCACTGCCAAAGATAAATCATCAGGATGAATACCACGACCATTGTCGATAATTTCAATCAGCGTACTGCCGCCTTGTTCAACCCGAATAATCAGTTCTGTTGCGCCTGCATCAATTGAGTTTTCCAACAGCTCTTTGACTACAGAAGCTGGGCGTTCAATTACTTCACCCGCAGCAATCTGGTTGGCAAGTGCAGGATCTAAGGTATGAATGCGGCGTACAGAAACTTCATCACGCATGTTGAAATGCCTGCTCAAGTGCTTTATAGAGCATTTCATCTTGAAAGTTTAATGTGGCATGACGGGATAACTCGTCTTCAGACTTTAAAATTTCAATAGTGAAATCGGCAGCCGGAATTTCTTCACCACCTTTACTTGGCCATTCAAATAAGAATAAAGCGTTAGGTGTATCCAAATAATCGCGAATACCCATTAACTCAAGTTCATAAGGATCATTGAGGCGATACAAATCAAAATGAAATACTTGCTTATTCTGAATGCTATATGGTTCCACCAAAGTATACGTTGGACTTTTTACTGAACCTTCATGCCCAAGTTGTTGTAACAAATAACGGGTAAATGTCGTTTTCCCTGCACCTAAATCGCCAATTAAATAAATTACACCCTCAGTAAAATGTTGTGCAACCACACGCGCAAGTTGCTGGGTATCTGCTTCAGAGTTTAGGGGCAAATGAAATGAATACGACATATGACTCACAGCATGATTCAAAAGTGGAATTATGATAGCATCGCCACGCTCTTAATACCTATGCCATGCATACGAAATGTGCATTTTTAATACAGTGCATGGTATACCCTAACCTGTTGTGATTGATGACTTATGACTGCGCATGACTTTGTTCCTCCCATGATTCGTGGTGTAACTGCAAGCAAACTGTTCTTACCTGCTTTACAACCTGCGCCACAGCGTTTGTATGATTATCTCTGCCAACAGTTTGCACATATTTCAGCACAAGAGTGGCAACAACGTTTTCAAGACCAACTAATTTATGCAGCCGACGGTACGATTCTAAGCCTAGATAGCCAATATCTTGCCAATCAACATATTTATTACTATCGTTTTTTAGCACATGAAATTCATGTTCCGTTTCAACATGATATTTTGCATGAAACTGATGATTTATATATCATCGATAAACCACATTTTCTAACCATGAGCCCTACAGGTCAGTATGTGCAGGAAACCTTATTGGTTCGCTTAAAAAACCAAACAGGCAATGCGGATTTAACCCCGATTCATCGTTTAGACCGTGAAACTGCTGGACTGGTTTTATTTTCCAAACGACCAGAAACGCGTGGTATTTACCAACAAATGTTTGCTAATCGCAAGGTTAAAAAGACTTATCATGCGATTGCAGCTTATCATTCCACCCTTGAATTCCCACGTACCGTTTGTTTAAGAATGGACAAAGGGCATCCCTTTTACACCATGCAAATTGTAGAAGGCGAACCAAACAGTGAAACTCAGATTGATATTTTGGAACACAATTCTCAATGGGCCAAATATCTGCTAAAACCCGAAACAGGAAAACAGCATCAGTTACGAGTTCACCTGAATCATTTAGGCATTGCCATTCAAAATGACCCTTTTTACCCAACCGTTCAGCATAAATCTGATGATGATTTCTCCAACCCATTACAGTTGTTAGCCAAACAAATTCAATTTATAGATCCTGTCACAGGAGAATCTATGGACTTTTCATCTAATTTTGAACTGACACTGTAGTTTGTTTGTCATTACAAAAAAGTGAAGTTTTCAATTCAAAAATATTGAAATTACAATAAAATTGATTAAAATGAAGGCTAAAAGTTCAATCTTCAAATTTATAAAAATCATGAGAAAAACCGAAGTTTATCAAATTCGTCTCGATTCACAGGAAAAGAAACAGGCTTTTGCTGTCTTTAAACAATTGGGGATTACGCCAGCTCAAGCTGTGCGGCTCTTTTTCAAACAAGTTGTACTGACAAAGTCCATCCCCTTTTCTATTGAAAATCAGAATATCAATTTAGAGCAATTGATTAAATTAAGACGGCTTAAACAAGAGCAGAAAACCACTACTGTTACACATGAAAGTGATGACACAATAAACAGCGTTCAACCTAGCGATGAATTTCTTATGGATGATGACCATCTAGACTTATTTGAAGAACTTAACGCGATCTTGGGTGAAAGTGATAAAAATTAACCATGTTGCATTTTTATACATTATTTCAATTTTTTCATTTAAAAACTTAGGTATGCTTCATGCAAGGACAATAAAAAATGCATGGAGCAATCAATGATTGTAAAAAAAGCCACATTAGATGACCTCAATCAACTTGCAGTTTTATTTGATGAATACCGTCAATTTTATGGTGCTTCTTCTAATTTAAATCTTTCCCAACAATTTTTAAAACAACGTTTCGAAAACCAAGAAAGTGTCATTTTTATTCATGTCAAAGATCATGTATTTACAGGTTTTATTTTGCTCTATTTAGGTTTTTCTTCTGTCGCCTGTTCAACCTACTATATTTTGGACGATGTCTATGTAACTCCCCAATTTCGTCGTCAAGGCTCAGCCAAACAACTGATTGATACTGCAATTATGTTTGCACGACATGAAAATGCGCTTCGTATTAGCTTAGAAACGCAAAAAAACAATCGTGAATCTCATCGACTATATGAAGCTATGGGCTTTATTGCTGACAACGAGTTTAGAACCTACCACTGCTTTTTTAAATAGTTTCTCGGGTACGGGCTAACGCTATCTGCTCAGGTGTCAAATAGATCCATTCGCCTTCTTTTAGCTCAGGGCAATGCAATGCACCGATTTGTACGCGATGTAATTGTTCAACTTTATTCCCAACCGCAGCCAGCATTCTTTTTACTTGATGATAAACACCTTGATGAATCGTCATTTGCAACTCACACGCTGCCAATTGCTGTACATCTGTAGCCGCAAAAGTACCTTGTTCATTGCGTAATTCAACACCCTGTTCAAGTTGCTCAATCTGTTCAGCGGAAATAGGATCGGCAGTTTGCATACGATAAACTTTGCCCACATGCTTTTTGGGATGGGTTAATGCTTGAAGAAATTGACCGTCATCCGTAAGCAGCAATAAGCCAGTCGTATCCTGATCTAAACGCCCAACGCATTGTAATCCTCGATTCAACAGCACATCATCAAACAAGTCGAATACACTAAAATGATGCGTCGCTTGATGAGAACATTCATAGCCCGCGGGTTTATTTAGGGCAATATAAACGTTTTCTCGATATTGATAGTGCTTTCCATACACCTCGAAAACTAAGTTATCCAAATTTAACTTCTGCTTAGGGTTTTGCATAATGTCTTGATCAATGCAAACAGCCCCAGATTTAATCAATTGTTGGCAATGCTTACGCGAACCAAAACCTTGAGATTGCAACATTTTTTCCAAATACATAATGTAAGACCTTACAATAGACTGCCGCATTTTAAACAATTTTCGACTTTTCCGCTGATTTTCTCGATGTGATAGGCAAAAAATCGCTACAATAGTTGCATTTTCACACATTCTCCCTGCATCTTATGCCTAATTTAGATCTAAATTTGCTTGTACTACTGGTTTTATTGGCTTGTGGTATTTTCAGTCATAACAATGCGGTCACCATTGCTGCTGCTGTACTGATTGTCTTCAAAATCACCCCCCTAAGTGAGTTTTTCCCGCTATTACAGCAACATGGTTTAAATATTGGTATTGTCATTTTAACCATCGGCGTTTTAACCCCAATTGCCAGCGGCAAAATTCCCGGCGAAGCTATTCTTAAATCCTTTTTAAGCTGGAAGTCATTACTTGCGATTGCGATTGGTCTTTTTGTCGCCTGGTTAGGTGGCCGCGGTGTAAAACTAATGACTCATCAACCAAATGTGGTCGCAGGATTGCTCATTGGAACCGTTGCTGGGGTTGCCGTATTACGCGGGGTGCCCGTTGGCCCTTTAATTGCCGCAGGCGTACTGTCATTATTTATAGGACAATCTTAGTCCAATTCAATTTTGTGTGATGATGCAATCTATAAATTGCACCATCACAGCAAACTGCATCAATTTGATTAAGACAAATAATATTGATGACGCTTCTGTGAAAATTTATCCAATTGCTTCAAGAAGCCTTCAAAATAAGTTTTCTCTTTTTCATCCGTTCGATACCCTGCATATAAAGTACGGCGTAGACCTTTTGCAGACACACAATCCAAACGGCGTGACGTTACCCAACCTTTTTGCTCATATTCATTTACAACCCAATCAGGCAATGCAGCAATGCCGCGCCCACTTGCGACCAATTGAATCAGCATCTGAGTTAAATCCGTGGTACGAATCTGTTTAGGTAGAATGTTCGCTGGAATGAACAGCTTTGACATAATATCTAAGCGATGTTTATCGACTGGATAAGTAATTAGGGTTTCTTCAGCCAAATCCTGTACTGTAATCTTTTCGGCACGCACCAAAGGGTGTGTATTGGATAATACTAAACGCGATTCGTATTCAAAGATTGGAAAATAATCCACGCCTTTCAAAGCAATTGGATCTGCAGTAATAAGCAAATCAAACTCGCCATTTTGCAACAATTCATGCGGATTGGCTTCGAAACCAGAAGCAAAATCTAAATCGACATCTGGATATTGTTGGCGATATTGATTTAAAAGAGGCATTAACCAATCAAAACAGCTATGACATTCTGAGGAAAAAATAATACGTCCTGTCTGACCATGTACAATTCGCGTAATGTCGGTTTGCGCAATTTGAATTTGTGGTAAAACATCATCGGCAAGCTTCAGCAAACGTTGTCCAACATTGGAAAATGATACTGGGCGACTACGGCGATTGACCACTTCTACCCCGTACCAATGATCTAACTCTTTTAACTGATGCGAAATAGCAGAAGGCGTCAAACATAAATCATTGGCTGCTGCAACCAAAGAGCCATGTTCACGAAGTGCAAGTAATGTTTTTAGATGTCGAATTTCAAGCATGTTTATTATCAGTCCGCAAAGATCAAAAGCTAAAATATCAGCGCAATAGTTTAAATCGGCTTAAATGCCGCAAACTGAGCGAGCAACAGAATAAGAGATTATTGATGTGATTTAATGTAAAATCACAAAATGAATTTGACTCATTCTAACATAAGATTAATTAATATATTTCACCTTAAATACAATTTCAGTATTTGTTTATCTAAAGAAATTTATAATATTTTCCTAAATCCATATTAAAAAAATCCATCTTCTGCTTTGTGATATTTATTTCTTAATAAAACACTTAATATTTCGACTAATTTGCATAGAGTATTTTATTTCAATATCTCATTATATACATGATTATATTAGGTAATTAAAAATATTAAACTTACACACACCTAAATTTAATCTATTCATCAACTGCATGAATTCCGAGTAAACGACTTAACATTATTCACTCATTTCACCTATAATTAGCTCTTTCTCCCCCTCCCAATATTCCGATTAAAAATGATATCTCCGAGTTTAAATACGGCGACTGATCCTACGCCATCCTATCGCCTATTTTGGGTCATTCTGGCACTCGCCTTAGGTGGCTTTTGTATTGGTACAACAGAATTTGTCGCGATGGGGCTTATTCAAGAAATTTCACATAATTTGAATGTAAGTATTCCTGTAGCAGGTCATTTTATTAGTGCCTACGCCTTAGGCGTTACTATCGGTGCTCCAATTATTGCAATCTTAGCGGCCAAAGTACCAAGAAAAACCCTACTGATTGGACTTATGCTCTTTTATGGTATTGCCAATGCTATCACAGCATTTGCCAATCATTATGAGAGCATGTTGCTGTCACGTTTTATTGCAGGGTTGCCTCACGGTGCTTATTTCGGTATTGCAGCCTTGGTTGTGGCTGACTTCGCAGGCAAACAAAAACGTGCTTCTGCGGTTGCCAAACTCATGATGGGTTTAAATGTAGCAACGGTTATTGGTGTGCCTTTTGCAACATGGTTGGGACAACATTATGGTTGGCGGTCTGGGTTTGAATTTTCGGCTTCAATTGCATTTTTTACCGTCATTGCGATTTGTTTTTTCCTGCCAAAAATTCAACTCGACCATACAGCTAGTATTCAAAATGAACTTCGCGGGCTTAAAAATACGCAAATGTGGCTAACTTTAGCTGTCGGCGCTATTGGTTTTGGCGGTCTTTTCTCGGTGTATAGTTACGTTTCACCCATTTTGACTGAATATACACACGCCAATATTGAAATCGTACCGTTTGCACTTGCAAGTATTGGTTTGGGTTTGGTACTTGGTGGTTTAGTTGCAGGGCATTTCGCCGATAGAAACTTGAATAAAGCAATTATTTGGGTCCTCCTTTCAAATGCAGGCTCTTATATTATTTGTGCACTCGCCATTGGAAATCTCTATACCGCGTTTGCTGCATTATTCTTAGTCAGCTTTAGTATTGCAGGTTTAGGACCATTGCTACAAACCCGTCTCATGGATGTTGCGGGGAATGCTCAAAGTTTGGCAGCTTCTCTCAATCATTCAGCATTTAACATCGCCAATGCTTTTGGTGCTTTCCTAGGTGGTTGGTTAATTAGCCAAAACTTGGGTTGGCTCGCACCCATTTGGGTTGGCACACTACTCAGTTTTGGTGGTTTAATCATTTTATTTTTTGCTTTTCAGCATGAGAAAAATAATCTAGTCGTTTCAGCATGTCATGAATCTATCTAACACAATGCCTAGACGTGGGCATATGTGAAATAAGCAATGAAAGTGCTTTCTGCTTTCATTGCTTTACCCATCGCTTAACTCTCAATTCTTTAAATATTATTCAGGTAACTTCTTACCACAATGTGGACAATAGGCATATTGTTCACGTTCCTGTTTTAAAGATTCCTCTTTTTGCTCTCGAATCAATTGCAAAATAATATCTTGGGTCTGCTCCTGAGTAAGTCCTACTTCTTTACGTATTTCCTCAATCTTTTCTTTTTCTAGAATAAAATCAATATCACTGTTTTGAATCAATTCTCGAAATCTAAGTTCCAATTCTTGTTTTCGTAATTCAAGCTCATTTGCCAAACCATTGGCTAAAATACCTGCGGGCAAAGCTGCCAATCCGACACCTAAAATGGTAATCAGTGCCCCTAAAAAACGTCCAAGCGGCGTTACAGGTGTTACATCACCATAACCCACCGTGGTTAAGGTCACGACCGCCCACCACATCGATGCTGGTATTGAACTAAAGACATCGGGTTGTACCCGACTTTCGATCAAATATACACCTGCCGCAGCCATAATAATCATAATCACCAAGATAAAAATGACGGCTTGGAATGAACCTTTTTCGCGTTCAATGACACGTAATAAAATTTGCAATGAAACAAAATATCGAGTCAGTTTTAATAAGCGGAGTAAGCGTACAATTCGAAGGAAACGTAGGTCGAAATGAACAAAGAAATTGAGATAAGCAGGTAAAATAGCCAGTAAATCGATAATCGCCCCGCCACTTTTAACCCAATGTAAACGATTTTTCCAAGCCGATTCAAAACTGTCTGACTCTGCAACTGACCAAAAACGTAAAATGTATTCTACGGTAAAAATAAAAATTGAAAAAAGTTCAAAATAATAAAAAAAAGTTTCGTAACGTACATAATATTGGTGTACTGACTCAAGTAATACCGCAGCAGCATTACTCATAATGAGTCCTATCAGAAAATAATTAAGCCCACGACTTAAGCGGGTTTCATAATCTTCATTGTGCAAATTGTTATAGACAAACTTGCGTAGCGTATACCATGCCGTAAATTTCATTGCTGTTCTAAGTTATTCTTATCGCTTATAAATCAGTGTATATGAACTTTAATTTAAAGTAAGCAAGAATTACCCCTGCCTACTCCTTTTCCGGATTTAAGTTTTATTCAATATAAAGTAACGCTAAACGCACTTGGTCATAGCCCATACGTGGATTGGTTGCTTCCACAATTGGGCGTAATTTAATGGCACCATCATCTGCAAAATGATCTGGGCTTTGGCGTTTTTGCAAACGTTTATAAATCTTACGGACTTCCTCTACAATCTCTTCCCCTGGATGCGCAACAGAAATATCTAAGCCTTGTTCTTTATGCAACCGTCCCAAATGATTAATAATGGTGGCAGGCGTGAGTCCACGTTCCGTTGCAATATCTTCAATCTCATAGCCAGATTCGAATAGTTCACGAGTTTCATCTAAAGTTGCCGAAGCATAGTTTTGTTTACCTGCATTTCGAGCAATTTTTTTCTCATTCCGCTCAATTTCAACGTCATTCAGCGTTCCGCCACAGTGGCGAATAAAAGCTTTATGTTGCACGGTTAAATCGGTTTCAGCAAAATTTGTTTCAGCTTCGGCAGATAGCTCCTGAAAACGGCGATCTGCTTTAATCGCAAGACTATCTAATTCTAAGGCTTGCATATTAAAACCCAGCAGTTTTAGACCATTTAATGATTTTAACCTTGATAATGCGACATAACCTTGTCCTTTTTCAAAGGTATGACTTAAGTTTATTTCTGCCGCCGCCAAGGTCATACCTTGGGATTTATGAATGGTGATTGCCCATGCCAGACGCAGTGGAATTTGCTGCAAACTGGCAATACTCTTCCCCGCTTCGTTATCCACTGACCATGTTTCTGGCTCAACCAATAAGACTGAACCATCAGTGAGTTTCACTTTTGGCAAAATGCCATGATCATCATCTTCTTCAAAACCAATGACTTCTCCTAAACTGCCATTGATATAACCCATGTCAAAGTTATTTTTTACAAACATCACTTTGGCATTTTTCTTCAATGTTAATGCTTCAGGCGCACGTACAGAGGATTTCAAGGTTTCAATTAATTTATCATTACCATCACAGACTGCCATAAATTCATGACCTTTCTGCTCAATGGCATTTAAATGTTGAAAATTAATCGAATCAACGTCCATATTATGGGTGTATAAACGTGTGAAAGTCTCACCAATATCTTGTGAACGCGTTTGTTCTAATACACGTATATGTTCCGAAGTAATACTCTGACTACGAATTGCATTCAAAATATCATTAAGATAATCATTACCTTGACGATGCTGCTCGGTCAGATAGCAAACACGGAACTTGGCTTCAACCCACGCCTCAGACATAAAGCAGAATTTATCCCGATTTAGCTCTTCTTTTTTCCCAACGGGTGGCAACTGAAAAAAGTCACCTGCAACAATCACCTGAATGCCACCAAAAGCGTCCTCACTTTCTTTGAAGTATTTTAAAACTTGATTGACCAAATTCAGTTGTTTTGCGTGCAACATCGAAATTTCATCAATAATTAATACCTGTGCATTTTCTAAATGTTCTTTGAGGTATTTGCGCTCTTTCATACGCTTAAGATCATCATCACTTAAGCTATCTTTAATACCGATACCTGCCCAAGTATGAATGGTCATGCCATTCATATGCGTTGCAGCAATACCTGTAGAAGCCGTAATCGCAACAGGTACCTTACGCGCTTTCAAATAATTGATGTACTGATTTAAAGTATAAGTTTTTCCTGCACCAGCCGAACCTGTAAGGAAGACATTTTCGCCAGCTTTGAGGAGCTTAAGTGCAGTTTCTTGTTTCATATGACCGATAACCAATAAATAACGGCTATAGCCTAACGAGTTTTGCGTTAAAAGTTAAGTCTGAGAAGAAACACACTCGTTTTTTCGTACATCAAATGATTAAATAACAAAAGCTTATCAATGAATTAAAAAAAAGAACCAAAATAGTTTTTGTTAATTGGTTAAATCATATGAAGTCTATTTCTGTGATGGTGAAAAATGTTCGTTAAACCATTGAATAAATTGTTCCGCAATCGTCACCAACAATTGCTCCGCTTTTTGATTATTTGGATATTCTAATTGATCAAATAGCAATTTCCCTGCCTGAATATGGCAACCCAGCGTTAAAGACTGCGCGTAATGTGGCGAAGACATATGAAAAGCGACATATTCTCCCTGCATAATTCGTTCCGCATAACTCATCGCCAAGCAATGATGAAATACATTCGATTCTTCAATAATACGTTCAATTTGATGCAATTCCTCAAAACTCCAACCTGAATATTGCAAAATGGTTTGAGGGGATACCGCATTCCATGTATTCACAGCAAAATTCTGTTTTAAACGCGCTAAAATTTCATCTTTATGTAACTGCCGATGCCACTCTACAGCGTGGTGAAACAGACCTAGCCATGTACTATTTTTGGCAATTTCACGGTTTTCATTAAAACAATAAATCAAATAATCTCGAACATAGGCATCAAATACAGACACTCTCAAATTCTGATATCTTAAATAAAATAAAGCCCTAAACTCATTCACAGGGACATGATGCCGACGTAAGGTACGATAAAACCCCCGATTTTGGTGCGTACTTGGATGCACATAATTCAATAACTCATGGGGTAAATCTTGCACAATATGATGTAAATGCAACATATATGCCTGCATGACGCGGCTAATTTTCTTATAGACCTGCTTCACTATGGTTTCATTCTTATTGGCAACATTACGCAGTAAATTCATCCATTCATCCAAATATAAAATAGATGGACTGATGGCAATGCGCTGATCCTCAACCGTTTGCTGTTGTCCTTTCAGCACCACGCTTTGATTGTTTTGGTGCTCGAACCATTGTTCTGTGGTCGCATGAATATCACAACTTTGAATGAACATCCGCGCACAGGTATGTTGAAAATATTGCAGTGTTAATAAAATGATACAAGGATGAATTTGACTGGTATCGACAAAACTTAAAGCGGTAACGGCGATGCGCACATGACTGTGCTGGATGTGTGCACTTAACCAGTCAAGCACCATTGCATCTTGCTTAAACAACCAATTGACCGTTCTGGAATAATCAAAGATAGGTAAACGCGCGACTTTCTTTTGCCAGATCTGCGCATTGGGTTGCAAAAAATTCTGTTTGGCCAATAAATCATCTTTATGCCACAACTCCCGATTCATCAAGCGTACAAAGGACAAAACATGACTTTGCTGTAAGGCATAAGGTTGCAGTAATGCAAAATCCATTTGATGATCAAGCAGTTCATCTAAATTAAATTTTTGTTCAAACGTTAAAGTCGCTATCCGATACAGTGCAGAAGGTAAAAACTGCGCTGCACTGTGACAAAGCTCATCATAACAATCCATTAAGCCCTGCAACGGTAAAAAGTCTTCCCCATTCACAATGTGTAAAGCACAAAGCTGACTAAAATGTTGTTGTAATGCAGGATCCAAATCGGTTCCTATTTGTTTAGACTGGGCAAAACAAGCGTATTTCGCCATTCCGAGTACCATTAAACGCCGATCTAACAACTCAGCTTGAGCCATGCTCATTTGGTTTAAACATGCAATGACACGCGTAGGTCCATCCACCCACTGATAAATTTGTTTCGCAATAAGTTCACGTAATTGCTGTGCTTTATTTTTAAGAAATAATGAGTGTTGTTCATTCAATTGATCAGTCAAAAAACCGACATCATTCAAAAAGAAATCTTCAAGTAATTCAGCATGTTGATCTTGATCATTAAAATTGTATTGAATAAATGGGGTATGTTGGTTGTGGACTAATGCAAAAGAAATATGAAACATCTCGTTCATAATAAAAATGGTCTGCTTTTCTTGATCAATCCGAAACATATTTTCTGCATTCAGATTGCCCAAGATTTTCCACTGTTGATGCTGCATGGCAGTCAAATCTGGAGAAAATCCCAGAATCAATTGAGCAATTTGACGATGTTGCGGTATTAAACGCTCTTGTTCCATACACGCCCCTCATTCTACTTTTGTATAATGCCTCTTTCTATTGTAATCAAATTTTCAAAAAATTCACCCCAAGATAGAATTCATATTTTTATATTAATTTTCAGTTATATATAAGAATAAATTTTCTCATTCAATTTATATTTCATATCTAACTACCCATATTGTTTTTTGTAAAACATTTGATGGTAGGTGTTTGGTAGGTAGGTTTAAAACTGTCTTCGTTAAATACTCAAGCCACGGTGAGGGTCACCGCTTAGAACATAACAATGGTAGAAGGAATCGCACCATGGCTTTTAAAAATATTGCAGATCAAACAAACGGTTTTTACATTCCATGTGTTTCACTCTTTGGTCCAGGCTGTGCTAAAGAAATTGGAACCAAAGCACAAAATTTAGGTGCTAAAAAAGCACTGATTGTTACCGATGCAGGTTTATTTAAATTTGGTGTAGCAGACACTATTGCGAGCTATCTCAAAGATGCGGGTGTCGACAGTCACA
It encodes:
- a CDS encoding AAA family ATPase, whose protein sequence is MKQETALKLLKAGENVFLTGSAGAGKTYTLNQYINYLKARKVPVAITASTGIAATHMNGMTIHTWAGIGIKDSLSDDDLKRMKERKYLKEHLENAQVLIIDEISMLHAKQLNLVNQVLKYFKESEDAFGGIQVIVAGDFFQLPPVGKKEELNRDKFCFMSEAWVEAKFRVCYLTEQHRQGNDYLNDILNAIRSQSITSEHIRVLEQTRSQDIGETFTRLYTHNMDVDSINFQHLNAIEQKGHEFMAVCDGNDKLIETLKSSVRAPEALTLKKNAKVMFVKNNFDMGYINGSLGEVIGFEEDDDHGILPKVKLTDGSVLLVEPETWSVDNEAGKSIASLQQIPLRLAWAITIHKSQGMTLAAAEINLSHTFEKGQGYVALSRLKSLNGLKLLGFNMQALELDSLAIKADRRFQELSAEAETNFAETDLTVQHKAFIRHCGGTLNDVEIERNEKKIARNAGKQNYASATLDETRELFESGYEIEDIATERGLTPATIINHLGRLHKEQGLDISVAHPGEEIVEEVRKIYKRLQKRQSPDHFADDGAIKLRPIVEATNPRMGYDQVRLALLYIE